From one Microlunatus sp. Gsoil 973 genomic stretch:
- a CDS encoding LuxR C-terminal-related transcriptional regulator, with protein sequence MTQWLTATGTTDHQKRSERGPIARVAWLSLDEEDHDLPRFLNHLVAAFRSADLDVGAEALTLLESDHVPPADAVLVSIVSDLEMIDGRMVVVLDDYHVIDAPTVHEAVTFLIENLPPQVTAAITTRADPPLSLSRLRARGELVEIRAADLRFTPDEAEVFLTRTMDLQLEPEWVAALAARTEGWAAGLQLAALSARTHTGVDGSGGVARFVESFSGTHRFVLDYLVEEVLDRQPEQVAGFLLETSVLDQLTGELCDALTRRSDGRAMLERLERENLFVVPLDDERRWYRYHHLFADTLRARLGARDPGRVVELHAAAGRWLVQNGFLADAVRHGIASADHERVADLIELTLGDLRRRRQDRTIRDWLATLPDDVVRDRPLLATFVGWSRLSHGDFNAVEGWLDAAEAGLLRAPSKINAGDAAAGAARDRDAELGSLPAMIAIYRASVAQARGDVDGTVSQARRALALAQPEDHFARGAAGGFLGLAAWAAGDLGTAADTFTAAAANLHAAGMITDELGMAVITASIWLGRGRPLQARRLYEQALATAERQSGPVLSTVGDLHVGLADVLREQGELEAAAAHLDIARELGERASLPENRHRWYTAMAGLLQARGDLDGTIAMLDRAEPTFLPGYFPDVRPIAATRARAWILQGRLEEAQAWARDRGVAPTDPPTYLAEYDQLTLARLLVAQGRAGEALDLLGQILDAGQAADRDGSLIEASLVRALAHHANGDTRAATADLAVTLSIGVPAGYSRLFLDEGNPFLELLDRMAGSAPEDVGEHAERLLAATQEPSGIAHPRRDSEDGLSARELEVLRLLATELTGPEIARQLFVSVNTLRTHTKHIFTKLDVSTRRAAVGRAVDRGLLSS encoded by the coding sequence ATGACGCAATGGCTGACGGCGACCGGGACTACCGACCACCAGAAGCGATCAGAGCGAGGGCCGATCGCCAGGGTGGCGTGGTTGTCTCTGGACGAGGAAGATCATGATCTTCCTCGGTTCCTCAACCATCTCGTGGCCGCCTTCCGGAGCGCGGATCTTGACGTCGGGGCGGAGGCGCTTACGTTGTTGGAGAGTGATCACGTCCCGCCGGCCGATGCGGTGCTGGTCAGCATTGTCAGCGATCTGGAGATGATCGACGGCCGTATGGTGGTGGTTCTTGACGACTATCACGTGATCGATGCGCCGACCGTGCACGAGGCTGTCACGTTCCTGATCGAGAACCTCCCGCCGCAGGTCACTGCCGCAATCACCACTCGCGCGGACCCGCCGTTGTCGCTGTCCCGGCTCCGGGCACGTGGCGAACTGGTCGAGATCCGAGCAGCCGATCTGCGGTTCACACCCGACGAAGCCGAAGTGTTCCTGACCCGGACGATGGATTTGCAGCTGGAGCCGGAGTGGGTGGCCGCCCTGGCCGCCCGCACCGAGGGCTGGGCGGCCGGGCTGCAACTGGCCGCGCTGTCGGCCCGGACCCATACCGGCGTCGACGGGTCCGGCGGCGTCGCGCGCTTCGTCGAATCCTTCTCCGGCACGCATCGGTTCGTCCTGGACTACCTGGTCGAGGAGGTCCTGGACCGGCAACCGGAGCAGGTCGCAGGCTTCCTTCTGGAGACCTCGGTGCTCGATCAGTTGACCGGAGAACTCTGTGACGCTCTCACCAGGCGCTCCGACGGTCGGGCCATGTTGGAAAGGCTCGAGCGGGAGAACCTGTTCGTCGTGCCGCTCGATGACGAACGCCGCTGGTACCGCTACCACCACCTGTTCGCCGACACCTTGCGTGCCCGGCTGGGCGCCCGGGATCCCGGCCGGGTCGTCGAGCTCCATGCCGCGGCCGGCCGATGGCTTGTCCAGAACGGATTCCTGGCCGACGCCGTACGGCACGGGATCGCGAGTGCAGATCATGAACGCGTCGCCGACCTGATCGAGCTCACACTCGGCGACCTGCGCCGTCGTCGCCAAGACCGCACCATCCGCGACTGGCTGGCCACCCTGCCGGATGACGTCGTACGCGATCGGCCGTTGCTGGCGACATTCGTCGGCTGGAGTCGGCTGTCCCACGGCGACTTCAACGCGGTGGAGGGATGGCTGGATGCTGCCGAGGCCGGTCTGCTGCGGGCACCTTCCAAGATCAACGCGGGGGACGCCGCTGCCGGCGCGGCACGGGATCGGGACGCTGAGCTCGGTTCGCTTCCGGCCATGATCGCCATCTATCGCGCCTCGGTCGCCCAGGCCCGGGGCGATGTCGACGGTACGGTGTCGCAGGCCCGCCGGGCACTCGCGCTGGCGCAACCCGAGGATCACTTCGCGCGCGGCGCCGCCGGCGGCTTCCTCGGGCTGGCCGCCTGGGCGGCCGGCGACCTCGGCACTGCGGCGGACACGTTCACCGCTGCGGCGGCGAACCTGCACGCGGCCGGCATGATCACCGACGAACTCGGCATGGCGGTCATCACGGCGAGCATCTGGCTCGGGCGCGGACGGCCGCTGCAGGCGCGCCGTCTCTACGAGCAGGCGCTGGCCACGGCGGAGCGGCAATCCGGCCCGGTGCTCTCCACCGTCGGCGACCTGCATGTCGGCCTGGCCGACGTCCTCCGCGAGCAGGGCGAGCTCGAGGCGGCGGCCGCGCACCTCGACATCGCCCGTGAGCTGGGCGAGCGAGCGTCACTCCCGGAGAACCGGCACCGCTGGTATACCGCCATGGCCGGACTGCTGCAGGCACGCGGGGATCTCGATGGAACGATTGCGATGCTGGACCGGGCCGAGCCGACGTTCCTGCCGGGCTACTTTCCGGACGTACGGCCGATCGCCGCGACCCGGGCGCGGGCATGGATCCTCCAGGGCCGCCTCGAGGAAGCACAGGCCTGGGCCCGCGATCGCGGCGTCGCGCCGACCGACCCGCCGACCTATCTCGCCGAGTACGACCAGCTCACCCTGGCCCGGCTGCTCGTTGCCCAGGGTCGTGCCGGCGAGGCGCTCGACCTGCTCGGTCAGATTCTGGACGCCGGGCAGGCGGCAGACCGCGACGGGAGCCTGATCGAGGCGAGCCTGGTTCGGGCGCTCGCACACCACGCCAACGGCGACACCCGCGCAGCTACTGCAGACCTGGCCGTCACGCTCAGCATCGGAGTGCCGGCCGGGTACAGCCGACTCTTCCTCGACGAGGGGAACCCGTTCCTCGAGCTGCTCGATCGGATGGCCGGCAGCGCGCCGGAGGACGTCGGGGAGCACGCCGAGCGGCTCCTGGCGGCGACCCAGGAGCCGTCGGGGATTGCGCACCCGCGCCGCGACTCGGAGGACGGGCTGAGCGCCCGCGAGCTGGAAGTGTTGCGGCTGTTGGCGACCGAGCTCACCGGGCCGGAGATCGCGCGGCAGCTGTTCGTCTCGGTGAACACCCTTCGTACGCACACCAAGCACATCTTCACGAAGCTGGACGTCAGCACCCGGCGTGCCGCGGTCGGTCGAGCGGTGGATCGCGGCCTGCTGTCGTCATGA
- a CDS encoding phosphotransferase family protein translates to MTSDDVVDPELTVDGDWRENRFFRRRPSTETLSWAAASMGKGSRIVGHRRLTGGVNSAVHRLTVERDNTRTFVVLRQYPAGSIALRTALEEEIANLKVVAGSGLPVPTILAADVAGAATGGAPSLLMTRLPGHVHLNPAEHRPWIERIAEFAARLHSVDLPAPMFRPWTDSWITPLGTFRVPAGAQKPAVWQAAFNAMESAPPADVAVFLHCDYLPVNLLWSRGKITGLTDWNGIHRGSRAIDVGQCRRYLAALYSPEWAEELRSRYESIAGVLLDPWWDLYTLLHHSDNAPKSISRQVAGRRPIDVSGMTARVELVVERALQRLR, encoded by the coding sequence GTGACCAGCGACGACGTGGTCGACCCCGAGCTGACGGTCGATGGCGATTGGCGAGAGAACAGGTTCTTCCGGCGTCGACCCTCGACCGAAACGCTCAGCTGGGCTGCCGCTTCCATGGGCAAGGGCAGTCGCATCGTCGGCCACCGTCGATTGACCGGTGGCGTCAACTCTGCTGTCCATCGGTTGACAGTTGAGCGAGACAACACGCGAACCTTTGTGGTGTTGCGGCAGTACCCGGCGGGGAGCATCGCGCTTCGGACCGCACTGGAGGAGGAGATTGCCAACCTGAAGGTTGTGGCCGGCAGCGGACTACCGGTCCCGACGATATTGGCCGCGGACGTCGCCGGTGCCGCTACGGGCGGTGCGCCATCGCTGCTGATGACACGGCTACCTGGCCACGTTCACCTCAACCCAGCCGAGCACCGGCCGTGGATCGAGAGGATCGCCGAGTTCGCCGCTCGCCTGCATTCGGTTGATCTCCCAGCCCCAATGTTTCGACCTTGGACAGACTCCTGGATCACACCCCTAGGAACGTTTCGGGTGCCGGCCGGCGCGCAGAAACCTGCGGTCTGGCAGGCCGCCTTCAATGCCATGGAGTCAGCACCGCCTGCGGATGTTGCGGTCTTCCTGCACTGTGACTACCTGCCCGTCAACCTGCTGTGGTCGCGCGGCAAAATCACTGGACTTACCGACTGGAATGGCATCCACCGAGGGTCTCGCGCGATCGATGTCGGACAGTGCCGGCGGTATCTGGCCGCGCTCTACTCACCCGAATGGGCAGAGGAGCTCCGCTCGCGCTATGAATCGATCGCGGGTGTCCTCCTTGACCCGTGGTGGGACTTGTACACCCTGCTTCACCACAGCGACAACGCGCCGAAGTCAATCTCCCGCCAGGTTGCCGGGCGCCGCCCTATCGACGTGTCGGGCATGACAGCACGCGTCGAGCTCGTCGTAGAACGAGCACTGCAGCGCCTCCGCTGA
- a CDS encoding phosphotransferase: MQSQSELIVAARDLLARHGYPASNLEFLGSGEQSACYGSGQVAVLLGLNDPTEPPDLLGHVIWTGTGTIVRNDYSTLQKIIDLAADGGVQTPRILAVGDAPRSYAVIERAQGTPATDHPDLATQEMSWFDQLGGQVGKTNQVRTTGFGMFAPDGSGQIVGCYPTWPDFLNAWMQVYLCVGDARPEDARVLDFLLSQHIVSESDLARVAAGVRSASSWTVDSVLTHYDNRLNNLVINNAAVTMLDWDLSCAGIGLPQEMIKLFESGPASMDNPRVAAFLHGYGLSDAEADEAIDAGKLMLVMDGLAMSHGWVDQPYRLGGVRGWLQTVRNISSIW; the protein is encoded by the coding sequence GTGCAAAGCCAGAGTGAGCTCATCGTTGCCGCTCGAGACCTCCTGGCCCGCCACGGCTACCCCGCCAGCAATCTCGAGTTTCTCGGTTCAGGTGAGCAGAGTGCTTGTTACGGCAGCGGGCAGGTTGCGGTGTTGCTTGGCCTCAACGATCCAACAGAGCCGCCGGATCTTCTCGGACATGTCATCTGGACCGGCACTGGAACGATCGTGAGGAACGACTACTCGACGCTGCAGAAGATCATCGACCTTGCTGCAGACGGGGGCGTGCAGACACCGCGGATTCTGGCAGTTGGTGATGCCCCGCGATCGTACGCAGTGATCGAACGCGCCCAGGGGACACCGGCGACCGACCACCCCGATCTGGCAACCCAGGAGATGAGTTGGTTCGATCAGCTCGGAGGCCAGGTCGGCAAGACCAATCAGGTCAGGACCACGGGCTTCGGGATGTTCGCCCCGGACGGGTCCGGCCAGATCGTCGGTTGCTATCCGACCTGGCCAGATTTCCTCAATGCTTGGATGCAGGTTTACCTCTGCGTCGGTGACGCCCGGCCCGAAGACGCCAGGGTGCTGGATTTCCTTCTCAGCCAGCACATCGTCTCCGAGTCTGACCTGGCGAGGGTCGCCGCCGGGGTGCGGAGTGCGTCATCGTGGACGGTCGACTCAGTCCTCACCCACTACGACAACCGACTCAACAACCTCGTGATCAATAACGCCGCGGTCACCATGCTGGACTGGGATCTCTCTTGCGCCGGAATTGGCCTTCCGCAGGAGATGATCAAGCTCTTCGAGTCCGGCCCGGCCAGCATGGACAATCCACGAGTGGCAGCGTTCCTCCACGGCTATGGACTATCCGACGCTGAAGCCGACGAGGCAATCGACGCCGGAAAGCTGATGCTCGTAATGGACGGACTGGCCATGTCCCACGGCTGGGTCGACCAACCCTACCGCCTCGGAGGCGTTCGAGGCTGGTTGCAGACCGTCAGGAACATCAGCAGCATTTGGTGA
- a CDS encoding helix-turn-helix domain-containing protein, producing MRVSVAKAKGHLRGRVPKLSARQEAHLIELLESGRYSTGEVAELFGVARSTIH from the coding sequence TTGAGGGTATCGGTCGCGAAGGCGAAAGGACACCTGCGCGGAAGGGTGCCGAAGCTGAGTGCCCGGCAGGAAGCGCATCTGATCGAGTTGCTGGAGTCAGGCCGGTACAGCACCGGTGAGGTGGCGGAGTTGTTCGGTGTCGCGCGCTCGACGATCCATTGA
- a CDS encoding Gfo/Idh/MocA family protein, whose product MTPEPNFADLRPDTDASMHAYERDTERDDPPRRPPERPRARGQSSVADLAFEPHPEVRIGLIGAGGRQGGLVSSLAPVAGARVVAVADRLAEPATAVSDLLVRQGKPEPQTYDGDDAVDRLLARADIDLVLIATPWPSHAPLAIQAMRAGRHVGLEVPAALTIEECWALVDTSEQTRRHCVMLENCCYGRTELLALQLVRAGALGELLHAECSYNHDLRGMLVNDQPWRRQMHIEHDRNLYPTHGLGPVASYFGINRGDRFTRLVSMGSPSVGLQKWRDANVPEGDPRRDEAYRCADINTSLLQTAAGRSIVLQHQVIGPRPYDRRNQVVGTNGIFTDYPPRIFLEDDPVLGGIQGGQGASDSEEEEYRDIDAYLPAFEHPLWRQEGDKAMASGGHGGMDYLVLLRLVQAMRAGAVPDMDVYDAAAWSAPGPLSEESVANGNAPVEFPDFTRGDWKRNRPGIP is encoded by the coding sequence ATGACTCCTGAACCGAACTTCGCCGACCTGAGGCCCGACACCGACGCGTCGATGCACGCGTACGAAAGGGATACGGAGCGTGATGACCCACCGCGACGTCCGCCCGAGCGTCCCCGCGCACGCGGGCAGTCGTCGGTTGCCGATCTCGCCTTCGAGCCGCATCCCGAAGTCCGTATCGGTCTGATCGGCGCCGGAGGGCGGCAGGGCGGACTGGTTTCCAGCCTCGCCCCGGTGGCAGGCGCCCGAGTGGTGGCGGTCGCCGATCGGCTTGCCGAGCCGGCCACCGCGGTGTCCGACCTGCTGGTCCGCCAGGGCAAACCGGAGCCCCAGACCTACGACGGAGACGACGCCGTGGACCGGCTGCTCGCCCGTGCCGACATCGACCTGGTGCTGATCGCCACGCCGTGGCCGTCGCATGCTCCGCTCGCGATCCAAGCGATGCGGGCCGGCAGACACGTCGGCTTGGAAGTTCCGGCGGCTCTCACGATCGAGGAGTGCTGGGCACTGGTTGACACGTCGGAGCAGACCCGGCGCCACTGCGTGATGCTGGAGAACTGCTGTTACGGCCGCACCGAGTTGCTCGCGCTGCAGCTCGTACGGGCCGGTGCGCTTGGCGAGTTGCTGCACGCGGAGTGCTCCTACAACCATGACCTGCGGGGCATGTTGGTCAACGATCAACCGTGGCGGCGGCAGATGCACATCGAACATGATCGGAATCTGTATCCGACCCACGGCCTCGGGCCGGTAGCTTCCTATTTCGGCATCAACCGTGGCGACCGGTTCACCCGGTTGGTCTCGATGGGCTCGCCCAGTGTCGGCCTTCAGAAGTGGCGGGATGCGAACGTGCCAGAGGGTGACCCGCGTCGCGACGAGGCCTATCGGTGTGCCGACATCAACACCTCGCTCCTGCAGACCGCCGCCGGGCGCAGCATCGTGCTGCAGCATCAGGTGATCGGCCCCCGGCCATACGACCGTCGCAATCAGGTGGTCGGAACCAACGGCATCTTCACCGACTACCCGCCGCGGATCTTCTTGGAAGACGATCCGGTGCTCGGAGGAATCCAGGGCGGTCAGGGCGCGAGCGACTCCGAGGAAGAGGAATACCGCGACATCGATGCCTATCTGCCCGCCTTCGAGCACCCCTTATGGCGACAGGAGGGCGACAAGGCGATGGCCAGCGGCGGTCACGGAGGCATGGACTACCTCGTCCTGCTGCGATTGGTCCAGGCGATGCGCGCCGGAGCCGTTCCGGACATGGACGTCTACGACGCCGCCGCGTGGTCGGCCCCCGGTCCGCTGAGCGAGGAGTCGGTCGCCAACGGCAATGCACCGGTCGAGTTTCCCGATTTCACCCGCGGCGACTGGAAACGCAACCGCCCCGGCATTCCGTGA
- a CDS encoding VOC family protein, with protein sequence MKEETVLKKVFYTSVLVSDQDRALDFYTNVVGLEKRNENPPTTPGGPRFLTVGVTGEDFMLVLWPGTPGQAEPVMGRPPASITIETDDCRKAVEELQSRGVKSVSEVLEFPWGYVAQFEDPDGNRLQLRQGR encoded by the coding sequence TTGAAGGAGGAAACCGTGTTGAAGAAGGTCTTCTACACAAGCGTGCTGGTGAGCGACCAGGACCGAGCGCTCGACTTCTACACCAACGTCGTTGGACTGGAGAAGCGGAACGAGAACCCGCCCACGACCCCGGGCGGCCCGCGGTTCCTGACGGTAGGCGTCACGGGTGAAGACTTCATGTTGGTTCTCTGGCCCGGGACACCGGGACAGGCCGAGCCGGTGATGGGTCGGCCGCCGGCATCGATCACCATCGAGACCGACGACTGCCGCAAGGCCGTCGAGGAGTTGCAGTCGCGCGGCGTGAAGTCCGTCTCGGAGGTCCTGGAGTTCCCCTGGGGCTATGTGGCGCAGTTCGAGGATCCCGACGGCAACCGACTGCAGCTACGACAGGGACGCTGA
- a CDS encoding IclR family transcriptional regulator: MSSAADPRAGDVQSLHRAFDLLEEIARNGESGVTALARSVGLRPSTTHNLLKTMVKRGYLLAQDGRYRLGPSVTAMTARFDPAIALPSVVRPAIEKASRATRISVLAAILVNDGLQSIGRAEPSRLIYQVTSPRDEWDPGAVLIPAAGRVLVAFANRDRWPTFIEAASGVEPGWTPTQWVQYLDEIVAHGMCVKFDPDRYLALGVPVWAGPGVVVCSLACALPASMATSELMQTMLDALWTATSEISPLLGCDRLPYPKPVLTEQQLHAVDAVGA; the protein is encoded by the coding sequence ATGTCTAGCGCCGCCGATCCTCGTGCGGGCGACGTCCAGTCGCTGCACCGGGCGTTCGATCTCCTTGAGGAGATCGCCCGGAACGGAGAAAGCGGCGTGACTGCACTGGCGCGCAGTGTGGGGCTGAGGCCATCGACAACCCACAACCTGCTGAAGACGATGGTCAAGCGGGGTTATCTCCTCGCTCAGGATGGGCGGTACCGGCTCGGGCCATCAGTGACGGCGATGACCGCCCGTTTCGACCCCGCCATCGCATTGCCCTCGGTCGTCAGACCGGCGATCGAGAAAGCTAGCCGCGCCACGCGGATCAGCGTCCTGGCGGCGATTCTCGTCAACGACGGCCTCCAGAGCATTGGCAGGGCCGAGCCGTCGCGCCTCATCTATCAGGTGACATCACCCCGGGACGAATGGGATCCCGGGGCGGTACTGATCCCGGCCGCCGGTCGGGTCCTGGTGGCGTTTGCTAACCGTGACAGGTGGCCAACCTTCATCGAGGCCGCCTCGGGTGTCGAACCCGGTTGGACCCCAACGCAATGGGTCCAGTACCTCGACGAGATTGTTGCCCACGGAATGTGCGTCAAGTTTGATCCAGATCGCTACCTGGCACTTGGTGTGCCCGTCTGGGCCGGCCCAGGAGTCGTGGTGTGCTCGTTGGCCTGCGCGCTGCCGGCCAGCATGGCCACATCTGAACTGATGCAGACCATGCTGGACGCCTTGTGGACCGCAACCTCGGAGATCTCACCCCTTCTTGGCTGCGATCGGCTGCCGTACCCGAAGCCGGTGCTGACTGAGCAGCAGCTTCACGCAGTCGACGCAGTTGGAGCTTGA
- a CDS encoding phytanoyl-CoA dioxygenase family protein, whose product MQVSALAHRLTEEDRATFERQGFLQIEDALTADHVKLLTEVTDRIHERYVAAGNPDNQAMFVPNFIPEDKLFLDLVDYEPILPKIWGILGWNLSIYHAHMIVTPPSGATQSDKTFGWHQDSGRVNFDMPAPHPRLSVKVAYFLSDVSEAGRGNFWVVPGSHVNEEVAVPGGSGQPEGAVPVLAKPGTAVLFDRRLWHAASPNWSDITRKVLFYGYGHRWIKPKDEMTLSDFWADSDPIRKQLLGYGTGANGFYSPTPEDVPLRAWLAEHSPEDVGEEKHAEK is encoded by the coding sequence ATGCAGGTCTCAGCACTGGCTCACCGACTGACCGAAGAGGACCGCGCGACCTTTGAGCGGCAGGGCTTCCTGCAGATCGAGGACGCGCTGACCGCTGATCACGTCAAGCTGCTCACCGAGGTGACCGATCGGATCCATGAGCGTTATGTCGCGGCCGGAAACCCCGACAACCAGGCGATGTTCGTACCCAACTTCATTCCCGAGGACAAGCTGTTCCTTGACCTGGTCGACTATGAGCCGATTCTTCCGAAGATCTGGGGAATCCTCGGCTGGAACCTCTCGATCTACCACGCCCACATGATCGTCACTCCCCCATCAGGAGCCACGCAGTCCGACAAGACATTCGGCTGGCACCAAGACTCAGGTCGAGTGAACTTCGACATGCCGGCTCCTCACCCACGGCTCTCGGTCAAGGTCGCCTACTTCCTGTCCGACGTGTCGGAAGCGGGTCGAGGAAACTTCTGGGTAGTCCCCGGTAGCCACGTCAACGAGGAGGTAGCTGTTCCTGGCGGGAGTGGACAGCCCGAGGGCGCAGTGCCTGTCCTGGCCAAGCCTGGAACGGCGGTTCTCTTTGATCGTCGACTCTGGCATGCCGCCAGCCCCAACTGGTCCGACATCACCCGCAAGGTCCTCTTCTACGGATACGGCCACCGTTGGATCAAGCCCAAGGACGAGATGACCTTGTCTGATTTCTGGGCCGACAGTGACCCGATCCGCAAGCAACTCCTGGGCTACGGCACCGGTGCCAACGGCTTCTACAGTCCGACTCCCGAAGATGTGCCACTCCGAGCGTGGCTCGCTGAGCACAGCCCGGAGGACGTCGGCGAGGAGAAGCACGCCGAGAAGTAG
- a CDS encoding helix-turn-helix transcriptional regulator, translated as MASKTATRTTTTRSTLDVATVLRALSDPVRLELVRQLRASDVPIACGTFDVTVAKNTLSHHFKTLREAGVIVTHRQGTQALNTLQEDELNTAFPGLLDAILPR; from the coding sequence ATGGCGAGCAAGACTGCGACGCGAACGACAACCACCCGGAGCACTCTCGACGTCGCTACGGTGCTGCGAGCACTCTCTGATCCAGTGCGACTTGAGCTGGTGCGCCAGCTACGTGCCTCTGACGTGCCGATCGCCTGCGGCACCTTCGACGTGACGGTCGCCAAGAACACCCTCAGCCACCACTTCAAAACCCTGCGCGAGGCGGGAGTGATCGTCACGCACCGCCAAGGAACCCAAGCCCTCAACACTCTCCAAGAGGACGAACTCAACACAGCATTCCCTGGTCTCCTGGACGCGATCCTGCCTCGCTAA
- a CDS encoding MFS transporter, whose translation MTLALIAAFMVFVDGTIVNLALAQLGTHLGASRSELEWSVNAYTLSFAAVMLGAGAITDILGAKRTFAAGLTVFTASSAVCAVAGSMLVLNLARLVQGVGSALLLPSALVLATASAADEQARHRLVGRWAAAGGLGMAVGPLLGGMLVSAVGWRSVFTVNVVIGIPALIWSLHSMPRVPRRDRRVDVPGMTVATVLIGSLVFALIEGPVRGWASPAVLAAIGLALLGGVVFAVVERSTRSPVLPLGLYADRVFATTAAQGALFNFAFYGLLFAMGLMLQQGRDLSAFTSGLLFLPLTCLISVGTLCAAPLAQRWGRRTVLGVGQAALTVTLLAVAWASTSTSLWPLILVLCPAGLFSGVLVSTMTAQSIAAVEPSLHGAASSVFNTSRQIGSAIGVAAVGPLLGTTHDLGHGFIDCLSVSAAAMGVALAVTVLARRGQTELQVA comes from the coding sequence GTGACGCTCGCCCTCATCGCGGCCTTCATGGTCTTCGTGGACGGCACGATCGTGAACCTTGCACTTGCCCAACTCGGTACGCACCTCGGGGCGTCGCGGTCGGAGCTGGAGTGGTCGGTCAACGCCTACACACTGTCCTTCGCCGCGGTCATGTTGGGGGCAGGCGCGATCACGGACATCCTCGGGGCCAAGCGAACCTTCGCGGCGGGATTGACCGTGTTCACCGCCTCCTCGGCGGTGTGCGCCGTCGCGGGGTCGATGCTTGTGCTCAATCTTGCGCGCCTGGTGCAAGGTGTCGGGTCCGCCCTGCTGCTTCCCAGCGCGTTGGTCCTCGCCACTGCGTCCGCCGCGGATGAGCAGGCCAGGCATCGCCTGGTCGGTCGGTGGGCTGCAGCGGGCGGCCTGGGGATGGCCGTAGGTCCGCTGCTGGGTGGAATGCTGGTCTCGGCCGTGGGGTGGAGGTCCGTGTTCACAGTCAACGTGGTGATCGGCATCCCCGCCCTGATCTGGAGCCTGCATTCGATGCCACGCGTGCCCCGCCGTGATCGCCGCGTCGACGTCCCGGGAATGACCGTGGCGACCGTCCTCATCGGCAGTCTGGTGTTCGCATTGATCGAGGGACCAGTCCGGGGTTGGGCGAGTCCCGCCGTCCTGGCGGCGATCGGCTTGGCGCTCCTTGGTGGTGTCGTCTTTGCGGTGGTGGAGCGTTCGACACGTTCACCGGTACTTCCGCTCGGCCTGTATGCCGATCGCGTGTTCGCAACCACCGCAGCCCAAGGGGCGTTATTCAACTTCGCCTTCTACGGCCTGCTGTTCGCGATGGGCCTGATGCTCCAACAGGGTCGTGACCTGAGCGCATTTACCAGCGGCCTGCTGTTCCTGCCCCTCACGTGCTTGATCTCGGTTGGAACGCTCTGCGCCGCGCCCCTGGCCCAACGGTGGGGCCGCCGGACGGTCCTCGGCGTCGGCCAAGCGGCTCTTACCGTCACCCTCCTCGCTGTGGCGTGGGCGAGTACATCGACTTCCTTATGGCCCCTCATTCTTGTTCTGTGCCCGGCCGGGCTGTTCTCCGGAGTGCTCGTCTCGACGATGACCGCTCAGTCCATCGCCGCGGTCGAACCAAGCCTCCACGGAGCTGCTTCCTCGGTGTTCAACACCTCGCGCCAGATCGGTTCTGCAATCGGCGTCGCAGCGGTCGGCCCCTTGCTTGGAACAACCCACGATCTTGGCCACGGGTTCATCGACTGCCTAAGCGTTAGCGCTGCCGCTATGGGGGTCGCCCTGGCCGTTACCGTGCTTGCACGCCGTGGTCAGACGGAATTGCAGGTCGCCTGA